The Poseidonibacter antarcticus genome includes a region encoding these proteins:
- a CDS encoding MFS transporter codes for MKKTFFTRITTSKESLLYVMSISMVISFSAWMSLLNNFTIEVASFTGSQIGILQSLREIPGFLAFTVILVLALIAQQRLVYISMLLLGLGTALTGFFPTAFGLYMTTIIMSLGFHYLETLNQSLSLQWLEKKKAPIILGKISAIKSFTGLSVFILIYILMNYLAVEYKYVYLIFGGISAFLAIVSWFAFTHFKEAVIQDRKIRLKKEYWLFYVLTFFAGARRQIFVVFAGFLLVEKFGVDIHNMIILLFINSILNMYLAPKIGKFISVFGERVSLRYEYIGLVIVFISYAFVQNLYIAFALYIVDHLLFAMAIALKTYFQKIADPKDIASASAVSFTINHIAAVFLPVLLGLVWMYSNSLVFIIGGLIAIISIVLSFLIPRNPVRGYETTLIKKLSE; via the coding sequence TTGAAAAAAACTTTTTTTACTAGAATAACTACATCAAAAGAATCACTACTTTATGTGATGTCTATTTCAATGGTGATTTCATTTTCAGCTTGGATGAGTTTACTAAATAACTTTACTATTGAAGTAGCTTCATTTACTGGAAGTCAAATAGGAATATTACAAAGTCTAAGAGAAATACCTGGATTTTTAGCTTTTACAGTTATTTTAGTTTTAGCTCTTATTGCTCAACAACGATTGGTTTATATTTCTATGTTATTACTAGGACTTGGTACAGCTTTAACAGGATTTTTCCCTACGGCTTTTGGCTTATATATGACAACTATTATTATGTCTTTGGGTTTTCATTATTTAGAAACATTAAATCAATCTTTGAGTTTACAATGGTTAGAGAAGAAAAAAGCTCCTATAATTTTAGGAAAAATATCAGCTATTAAATCATTTACAGGGCTTAGTGTATTTATTTTGATATATATTCTAATGAATTATTTAGCAGTAGAATATAAATATGTATATTTAATCTTTGGTGGAATTAGTGCATTTTTAGCCATTGTTTCGTGGTTTGCTTTTACTCATTTTAAAGAAGCAGTTATTCAAGATAGAAAAATAAGATTGAAAAAAGAGTATTGGTTATTTTATGTTTTAACTTTTTTTGCAGGTGCAAGAAGACAAATCTTTGTTGTATTTGCAGGATTCTTACTTGTAGAAAAGTTTGGTGTTGATATTCATAATATGATTATCTTGCTTTTTATAAACTCAATTTTAAATATGTATTTAGCTCCTAAAATCGGTAAATTTATTTCAGTTTTTGGTGAAAGAGTTAGCTTAAGATATGAATATATTGGTTTAGTTATTGTTTTTATATCTTATGCTTTTGTCCAAAATCTATATATTGCATTTGCTCTTTATATTGTCGATCATCTTTTATTTGCAATGGCAATTGCTCTTAAAACATATTTCCAAAAAATAGCAGATCCAAAAGATATTGCAAGTGCTAGTGCAGTTTCATTTACAATAAATCATATAGCAGCAGTATTTTTACCTGTATTATTAGGTTTAGTTTGGATGTATTCTAACTCGCTTGTATTTATAATTGGTGGATTAATTGCAATTATTTCTATAGTTTTATCTTTTTTAATTCCACGAAATCCTGTAAGAGGATATGAAACTACTTTAATTAAAAAACTTAGCGAATAA
- a CDS encoding sulfite exporter TauE/SafE family protein — MNELFLGLLTFFTSTIAGVVGIGGGMMLIAILPAFLPLNALIPVHGLTQMSSNFSRAVFGYKDVQYETIPKFLIGSIFGIALFASILSMISLEYVPLFIGFYILLSLWSAKFNDKIKKYENYYLVGFLQTGLSIVVGATGPLTMTLLLKDYKDKDKVVATGAALMSITHILKVFVFMYFGFVFFDYIGIIVAMIIGAVAGSYTGTKLRDKIDGKKFLMLLKVLLSALAIKVIIGVFL; from the coding sequence ATGAACGAGTTATTTTTAGGTTTACTTACCTTTTTTACTTCAACAATTGCAGGAGTTGTTGGAATTGGTGGAGGAATGATGTTAATTGCAATTCTTCCAGCTTTTTTACCTCTAAATGCACTTATACCTGTGCATGGACTAACACAAATGTCAAGCAACTTCTCACGTGCAGTTTTTGGATATAAAGATGTTCAATATGAAACTATACCAAAGTTTTTAATAGGTTCTATTTTTGGAATTGCACTTTTTGCATCAATTTTATCTATGATTTCTTTGGAATATGTGCCTTTATTTATTGGATTTTATATTTTATTATCATTATGGTCTGCAAAATTCAATGATAAGATTAAAAAATATGAAAACTACTATTTAGTTGGTTTCTTACAAACAGGTTTATCAATTGTTGTAGGAGCTACGGGTCCACTTACTATGACTTTACTTTTAAAAGATTATAAAGATAAAGACAAAGTAGTTGCAACTGGTGCTGCTTTAATGAGTATTACTCATATTTTAAAAGTATTTGTTTTTATGTATTTTGGTTTTGTATTTTTTGATTATATTGGAATTATTGTTGCTATGATTATTGGAGCAGTTGCTGGATCTTATACTGGAACAAAACTAAGAGATAAAATAGATGGTAAAAAGTTTTTAATGCTTTTAAAAGTGTTACTTTCAGCACTTGCTATTAAAGTAATTATTGGCGTATTTCTTTGA
- a CDS encoding APC family permease — translation MQRKKSFGLWSAVFLGIGSMVGAGIFVLLGEAGAIAGNLVWVSFIIGGIIALLSGYSLAKLSSSYPSRGGIVEYLVQCYGEGVFSGSISVLFYLSAMVAVAMVAKTFGTYLAVLIGFDLSPWGNIFAIGILLFFMFINLAGSSIIAKSENIIVLIKLTIIIIFTVIVFFNIQPQLLVVDKSIPILNIFSSIALTFFAYEGFRVITNTAEDLENPQKNMLKAMVISISLVMLLYIVVTFAVFGNLSLPEIIKAQDYALAQAAKPSLGEIGFTIMAIAALISTASSINANLYAVTNFTYQMAINGELPEVYRRNIWHSSEGLVISIAILIVFILFFKLSEIAAVGSISILFIHLLVHIGHLLKIKRTHASKILVCFAIITISIAIILALNYTSKHIPNVGYFIAGGFALSFILEISLRLLTKRIISKQSGK, via the coding sequence ATGCAAAGAAAAAAATCTTTTGGACTATGGAGTGCAGTATTTTTAGGTATTGGTTCTATGGTAGGAGCTGGTATTTTTGTTCTTCTTGGAGAAGCTGGTGCAATTGCTGGAAATCTTGTTTGGGTGTCATTTATAATAGGTGGAATAATCGCACTTTTAAGTGGCTATTCATTGGCTAAACTTTCTTCATCATATCCAAGTCGTGGTGGAATTGTTGAGTATTTAGTTCAGTGTTATGGTGAAGGTGTATTTTCAGGCTCAATTTCTGTACTTTTTTACCTCTCGGCTATGGTTGCTGTTGCAATGGTTGCAAAAACTTTTGGAACATACTTAGCTGTACTTATTGGTTTTGATTTAAGTCCTTGGGGGAATATTTTTGCTATTGGAATTTTATTGTTTTTTATGTTTATTAATCTTGCAGGAAGCTCAATAATTGCTAAAAGTGAGAATATAATTGTACTTATAAAACTTACAATTATCATAATATTTACTGTAATTGTTTTTTTCAATATCCAACCTCAATTACTTGTAGTTGATAAATCAATACCAATTTTAAATATTTTTTCTTCTATTGCCTTAACATTTTTTGCTTATGAAGGTTTTAGAGTTATTACTAATACTGCTGAAGATTTAGAAAACCCTCAAAAAAATATGCTAAAAGCAATGGTTATTTCTATATCTTTAGTTATGTTGCTTTATATCGTAGTAACATTTGCTGTTTTTGGAAACTTGTCACTTCCTGAGATAATAAAAGCACAAGATTATGCTTTAGCACAAGCTGCAAAACCATCTTTGGGAGAAATTGGCTTTACTATTATGGCAATAGCAGCACTTATTTCAACTGCATCATCTATAAATGCAAATCTTTATGCTGTTACAAACTTTACTTATCAAATGGCAATAAATGGAGAACTTCCAGAAGTTTATAGAAGAAATATTTGGCATAGTAGCGAAGGACTTGTAATAAGTATAGCAATATTGATAGTATTTATTCTATTTTTTAAATTAAGTGAAATTGCAGCAGTAGGTTCTATTTCTATTCTTTTTATTCATCTTTTAGTTCATATTGGGCATCTTTTAAAAATCAAAAGAACACATGCTTCTAAGATTCTTGTTTGTTTTGCTATAATTACTATTAGTATCGCAATAATTTTAGCTTTAAATTATACTTCTAAACATATTCCAAATGTTGGGTATTTTATTGCAGGAGGATTTGCTTTATCATTTATATTAGAGATTTCATTAAGATTATTAACAAAACGTATAATTAGCAAACAAAGTGGGAAATAA
- a CDS encoding AEC family transporter gives MIHIFTALIPIFSLIMIGYFFKRIKFPSYEFWPNADKLTYYILMPSLLIYKLSTASLDSLNSIDYILTALIAIFIVLLILVVFNNLFNSEESSFTSIVQGGIRFNTYVFLALADAVLGDNGIVLAAILLTFVIPFINILCISVFALYISENKLTFIYLLKSIVKNPLIIGCVIGGSINFIGFEFPIIIQNTIQILGQAALPLGLLSIGFGLVLREIKSSKKDIVISSFAKFLLMPIVMYAVAKYFDLDSQTIIVLLIFAVMPTAPSAFILARQLGGNIGLMSSIITVQTLMSSLFIIVVLHYFM, from the coding sequence AATTTCCATCTTATGAGTTTTGGCCAAATGCCGATAAACTAACATATTATATTTTAATGCCTTCATTATTAATATATAAGTTATCAACTGCATCATTGGATTCATTAAATAGTATTGATTATATATTAACTGCTTTGATTGCAATATTTATTGTTTTACTTATATTAGTTGTGTTTAATAATCTTTTTAACTCTGAAGAATCTTCTTTTACTTCAATTGTTCAAGGTGGAATAAGATTTAATACTTATGTTTTTTTAGCTCTTGCAGATGCTGTTTTAGGTGATAATGGTATTGTTTTAGCTGCTATTTTACTTACTTTTGTAATACCTTTTATAAATATTTTATGTATTAGTGTTTTTGCCTTGTATATTAGTGAAAATAAATTAACTTTTATTTATCTTCTTAAATCAATAGTTAAAAACCCTTTAATTATTGGATGTGTTATTGGAGGAAGTATTAATTTTATAGGATTTGAATTTCCTATAATTATTCAAAATACTATTCAAATACTAGGACAAGCAGCACTTCCTTTGGGACTTTTATCAATTGGTTTTGGATTAGTTTTAAGAGAGATTAAATCTTCTAAAAAAGATATAGTTATATCTTCATTTGCAAAGTTTTTATTAATGCCTATTGTTATGTATGCAGTTGCTAAATATTTTGATTTGGATTCTCAAACGATTATAGTTTTACTTATTTTTGCAGTTATGCCAACAGCTCCTAGTGCTTTTATTTTAGCTCGTCAATTAGGTGGAAATATTGGATTAATGTCTTCTATTATAACAGTGCAAACACTTATGTCTTCACTGTTTATAATAGTTGTTTTACACTATTTTATGTAA
- a CDS encoding CBU_0592 family membrane protein translates to MDIYHWIGFVGMAFVVIAYLFLQINKYTIKSIQYQLLNLVGAILLLISLCVHFNFGSFVIEIFWIIITIYGISKNIKEKKINT, encoded by the coding sequence ATGGATATTTACCACTGGATCGGCTTTGTAGGAATGGCATTTGTAGTTATTGCATATTTATTTTTACAAATAAATAAATATACAATTAAATCAATACAATATCAATTATTAAACTTAGTAGGTGCAATTTTGCTTTTAATTTCACTTTGTGTACATTTTAATTTTGGTTCATTTGTTATTGAAATATTTTGGATAATAATTACAATATATGGAATTAGTAAAAATATAAAAGAGAAGAAAATAAATACATAA